One stretch of Flavobacterium sp. 9 DNA includes these proteins:
- a CDS encoding peptidylprolyl isomerase: protein MKFKFLFLFCLAIANIQAQAPKKLVAKPKPATAKAAPATNPSEGIFATISTTKGDIVLTLEYVKAPVTVANFIALAEGKNPYVKVESKKGKPFYDGLKFHRVINDFMIQGGDPQGNGSGDPGYAFKDEFVPELKFDKGGILAMANSGPATNGSQFFITHKDTQWLNGKHTIFGHVVSGMDVVNKIVQDDVITKIVITRKGAAAKKFDAVKVFSDYEKNKEAEKKIEAQKLEAQKELTKKAASEKAVSFAATKAAATTTASGLKYVITKKGSGVKGAPGSTIYFHYAGYFEDGNLFDSSLPSVAKAYGQYNAARDAQGGYKAFPFEVGKKDGMIPGFIEALDMMTDGEKATFILPANLAYGEKGAGGVIPPNATLIFEIEVYQNQPVVK, encoded by the coding sequence ATGAAATTTAAATTTCTATTTTTATTTTGCTTAGCGATAGCTAATATTCAAGCTCAAGCACCAAAAAAACTGGTTGCAAAACCAAAACCTGCAACAGCAAAAGCGGCTCCTGCAACAAATCCTAGTGAAGGTATTTTTGCTACTATTTCAACTACAAAAGGAGACATTGTTTTAACTTTAGAATATGTAAAAGCTCCAGTAACAGTTGCAAACTTCATCGCTTTGGCAGAAGGTAAAAACCCTTATGTAAAAGTTGAAAGCAAAAAAGGAAAGCCTTTTTATGACGGATTAAAATTTCACAGAGTTATCAATGACTTTATGATTCAGGGTGGAGATCCGCAAGGAAATGGTTCTGGAGATCCGGGATATGCATTTAAAGATGAGTTTGTTCCTGAATTGAAATTTGATAAAGGCGGAATTTTAGCAATGGCTAATTCTGGACCTGCAACAAACGGAAGTCAATTTTTTATCACGCACAAAGACACGCAATGGCTTAACGGAAAACATACTATTTTTGGTCATGTAGTTTCTGGAATGGACGTTGTAAATAAAATTGTTCAGGATGATGTGATCACAAAAATCGTTATTACACGCAAAGGCGCTGCTGCCAAAAAATTTGATGCTGTAAAAGTTTTTAGCGATTATGAAAAAAACAAAGAAGCTGAGAAAAAAATAGAAGCTCAAAAATTAGAGGCTCAAAAAGAACTAACTAAAAAAGCAGCTTCAGAAAAAGCCGTTTCTTTTGCAGCAACAAAAGCCGCAGCGACTACAACTGCATCTGGTTTAAAATATGTAATTACAAAAAAAGGAAGTGGTGTAAAAGGTGCTCCGGGATCTACAATCTACTTTCATTATGCAGGTTATTTTGAAGACGGAAATCTTTTTGACAGCAGTTTACCAAGTGTAGCAAAAGCTTATGGTCAATATAATGCCGCAAGAGATGCACAAGGCGGATACAAAGCGTTTCCTTTTGAAGTTGGTAAAAAAGACGGAATGATTCCTGGTTTTATCGAAGCATTGGATATGATGACTGACGGAGAAAAAGCAACATTCATTCTTCCTGCAAATTTAGCTTACGGAGAAAAAGGTGCCGGAGGAGTAATTCCACCAAATGCAACTTTGATTTTCGAAATTGAAGTATATCAAAATCAGCCTGTTGTA
- a CDS encoding peptidylprolyl isomerase, whose amino-acid sequence MKKSILLLLLAVTSFYSCKDEHSNLPDGLYADIETNKGHIIVELDYKKAPITVANFVTLAEGKNEFVTKDYLKNKHFYDGLKFHRVIEDFMIQTGDPEGTGSGDAGYRFKDEITDLKFDKGGVLAMANNGPGTNSSQFFITHVETPWLNGKHTIFGHVVEKGQEVVNQVKQDDKIVTVTIIRNGEAAKKFDAVKVFHDYFSEIAKEKSKFDGVQKEKVAYLASVRPKATKTTTGLEFVITEKGNGKKPAAGTQIYINYSGFLEDGTLFDSSVEEVNKAYGKFDQARAEQHGYQPIPFQAGRKDGMIPGFIEGIEQLSFGDKAVLFIPSHLAYGATGAGGVIPPNANIIFEIQLLEKP is encoded by the coding sequence ATGAAAAAAAGTATTTTATTATTACTACTAGCCGTTACCTCATTTTATTCTTGTAAAGACGAACACAGCAATTTACCTGATGGTTTATATGCTGATATTGAAACTAATAAAGGACATATTATTGTAGAATTAGATTATAAAAAAGCTCCAATTACGGTAGCTAACTTTGTAACTCTTGCCGAAGGTAAAAATGAATTCGTGACAAAAGATTATTTAAAAAATAAACACTTTTATGACGGATTAAAATTCCACAGAGTTATTGAAGATTTCATGATTCAAACCGGAGATCCTGAAGGAACTGGTTCTGGAGATGCAGGTTACAGATTTAAAGATGAAATCACAGATCTTAAATTTGACAAAGGCGGAGTTCTGGCGATGGCAAATAATGGTCCTGGAACAAACAGCAGCCAATTTTTTATCACACATGTTGAAACTCCATGGTTAAACGGAAAACACACTATTTTTGGTCACGTTGTAGAAAAAGGTCAGGAAGTTGTAAATCAAGTTAAACAAGACGATAAAATTGTAACCGTAACTATCATCAGAAATGGTGAAGCTGCAAAGAAGTTTGATGCTGTAAAAGTATTTCACGATTATTTTTCTGAAATCGCAAAAGAAAAAAGCAAATTTGACGGTGTTCAAAAAGAAAAAGTAGCTTATTTGGCTTCTGTAAGACCAAAAGCGACAAAAACAACTACTGGTTTAGAGTTTGTAATTACTGAAAAAGGAAATGGTAAAAAACCAGCTGCAGGAACTCAAATCTACATTAACTATTCTGGTTTCTTAGAAGACGGAACTTTGTTTGATTCAAGTGTAGAAGAAGTTAATAAAGCTTATGGAAAGTTTGATCAGGCAAGAGCAGAACAACACGGATACCAACCAATTCCGTTTCAGGCAGGTCGTAAAGACGGTATGATTCCAGGATTTATTGAAGGAATCGAGCAACTTTCTTTTGGAGATAAAGCAGTTCTTTTTATTCCGTCTCATTTAGCATATGGAGCAACTGGAGCAGGAGGAGTTATTCCGCCAAATGCTAATATTATTTTCGAAATACAATTATTAGAGAAACCGTAA
- the gldI gene encoding gliding motility-associated peptidyl-prolyl isomerase GldI, producing the protein MNYLKTSIYTLLFAVLLVSCKQHEDARRPISRTSGTFMKKSVDRNKKIIANEEEVIKKIIKSNPKTKYFATRKGYWFSYDEKNETDLATPRKGDIAYFNLEVKDIKGNIIYSEADLGPQTYYVDKQDIMMGLRDGIKLMHKNETVTFLFPSHIAYGYHGDNKKIGTNQSLICTVTLRNFVPDPAAAKTGIPAGQTPAAQTAGGQTPPPATPKPLAVKPAPKAKKDTINP; encoded by the coding sequence ATGAACTACCTAAAAACAAGCATTTACACCCTACTTTTTGCTGTTTTACTGGTTAGCTGTAAACAGCATGAAGATGCGAGAAGACCTATTTCAAGGACTTCGGGAACTTTCATGAAAAAATCAGTTGATCGTAACAAAAAAATAATTGCTAATGAAGAAGAGGTTATCAAAAAAATAATCAAAAGCAATCCTAAAACTAAATATTTTGCTACCAGAAAAGGATATTGGTTTTCTTATGATGAAAAAAATGAAACCGATCTTGCAACACCTAGAAAAGGCGATATCGCTTATTTTAATTTGGAAGTAAAAGATATAAAAGGCAATATTATTTATTCAGAAGCTGATCTTGGACCGCAAACTTATTATGTAGACAAACAAGATATCATGATGGGATTGCGCGATGGTATTAAACTGATGCATAAAAATGAAACGGTGACTTTCTTGTTTCCGTCTCATATTGCTTACGGATATCATGGAGACAACAAAAAAATTGGTACTAATCAATCATTAATTTGCACGGTTACGCTTAGAAATTTTGTACCGGATCCTGCTGCAGCAAAAACAGGAATTCCGGCAGGACAAACTCCCGCTGCGCAAACTGCAGGAGGACAAACTCCACCACCTGCAACGCCAAAACCATTAGCCGTAAAACCGGCACCTAAAGCTAAAAAAGATACAATAAACCCATAA
- a CDS encoding bifunctional oligoribonuclease/PAP phosphatase NrnA has protein sequence MKIQDIQAIQLLLATPKKIAIIPHRGPDGDAMGSTLALYHFLLKNKHQATVIAPNDFPDFLAWLPGSETVKIFEKDTENCTKILEEAELIFTLDFNAFHRTGEMEHTLAKLTAPFIMIDHHQKPDDYAAYMYSDTTFGSTCEMVYNFISFLGKKEDLDKTIATCIYTGILTDSGSFRFPGTTGNTHRIIAELIDLGVENTQIPVLLFDNSSYSRLQLLGRALQNMKVFEDHKTSYTSLTQAELDSFNYVKGDTEGIVNYGLSIKGILFTAIFIENKDEKIIKISFRSQGGFDVNQFARDHFNGGGHSNAAGGRSDVSMEETLTKFENLVTKLNI, from the coding sequence ATGAAAATACAAGATATTCAAGCGATACAATTATTACTCGCAACCCCAAAGAAAATCGCCATAATTCCGCATAGAGGTCCTGATGGAGACGCTATGGGCTCGACCTTAGCATTATATCATTTTTTACTAAAAAATAAGCATCAGGCAACTGTAATTGCACCGAACGATTTTCCTGATTTTCTAGCTTGGTTACCAGGCTCAGAAACTGTAAAAATATTCGAAAAAGATACTGAAAACTGCACCAAAATATTAGAAGAAGCTGAGTTGATTTTTACGCTTGACTTTAATGCTTTTCATCGTACAGGCGAAATGGAACATACTTTGGCTAAGCTAACGGCTCCATTTATCATGATTGATCATCATCAAAAACCTGATGATTATGCTGCTTATATGTATTCTGATACTACATTTGGGTCTACTTGCGAAATGGTTTATAACTTCATTTCGTTTTTAGGCAAAAAAGAAGATCTGGACAAAACAATTGCAACGTGTATTTATACAGGAATTTTGACCGATTCAGGTTCGTTTCGCTTTCCGGGAACAACAGGAAATACACACCGAATCATTGCTGAATTAATTGATCTGGGAGTTGAAAATACTCAAATTCCGGTTTTATTATTTGACAATAGTTCTTACAGCCGTTTGCAATTATTAGGTCGTGCTTTGCAGAACATGAAAGTTTTTGAGGACCATAAAACTTCTTATACTTCGCTTACTCAAGCTGAGTTGGATTCTTTTAATTATGTAAAAGGTGACACTGAAGGAATCGTAAATTATGGATTAAGTATAAAAGGTATTCTTTTTACTGCTATTTTTATCGAAAATAAAGACGAGAAAATAATCAAAATCTCTTTCCGTTCGCAAGGAGGATTTGATGTGAACCAATTTGCGAGAGATCATTTTAACGGAGGCGGACATAGCAATGCTGCCGGCGGAAGATCTGATGTTTCGATGGAAGAAACTTTGACAAAATTTGAAAATTTAGTAACCAAACTAAACATATAA
- a CDS encoding chloride channel protein yields MTSQTPKQILLTIFKWILICVLIGILSGSASAFFLVSLEFVTQFRIHHDWIIWLLPFGGLLVGLSYYFWGESVVKGNNLLLEEYENPQKVIPLKMAPLVLLGTLLTHLFGGSAGREGTAVQMGGAIADQFTKIFKLDNSERKILIILGISAGFASVFGTPLAGAIFALEVLYFSKINLKSIILSFLVAYAAYFTVEFWHVKHTHYSIPVVPELSIPTIGYVIIIGILSGFSALLFARSTHFWGSLFSKNIKYPPLRPFIGGIILAIAIAGFGLTKFSGLGVPVIVDSFSNANPWYDFLLKILFTGFTLGAGFKGGEVTPLFFVGATLGSALSLIIPLPIAFLAGLGFVAVFSGATHTPIACTIMGMELFGIQPGIFIAIACIIAYFSSGSMGIYKSQIVKGAKFRLYQRLNSNF; encoded by the coding sequence ATGACTTCTCAAACCCCAAAACAAATACTTCTGACAATTTTCAAATGGATTCTCATTTGTGTTTTGATAGGGATTTTATCAGGATCTGCATCAGCATTTTTTCTGGTTTCTCTGGAATTTGTAACACAATTTAGAATTCACCACGATTGGATTATCTGGCTTTTGCCTTTTGGTGGATTATTAGTTGGTTTGAGTTATTATTTTTGGGGAGAATCTGTCGTAAAAGGCAATAATTTATTGCTTGAAGAATACGAAAATCCTCAAAAAGTGATTCCGCTAAAAATGGCTCCTTTAGTACTTTTAGGAACTTTACTTACCCATTTATTTGGAGGTTCAGCCGGTCGCGAAGGTACAGCGGTCCAAATGGGCGGAGCAATTGCAGATCAATTTACTAAGATTTTTAAATTGGATAATTCCGAAAGAAAGATTTTAATTATTCTGGGAATTAGTGCCGGTTTTGCTTCTGTTTTTGGAACTCCATTGGCAGGCGCAATATTTGCTTTAGAAGTTTTATATTTCAGCAAAATCAATCTTAAAAGTATCATTTTATCTTTTCTAGTGGCTTATGCAGCTTATTTTACCGTAGAATTTTGGCATGTAAAACATACACATTATAGCATTCCGGTTGTTCCTGAACTTAGTATTCCGACAATTGGCTATGTAATTATAATTGGAATTTTATCCGGATTTTCGGCTTTGTTATTCGCCAGAAGTACTCATTTTTGGGGTTCGCTTTTTTCGAAAAATATAAAATATCCTCCGTTGCGTCCTTTTATTGGCGGAATTATTCTTGCCATTGCAATTGCAGGTTTCGGACTTACGAAATTCTCCGGATTAGGCGTTCCTGTAATTGTAGATTCATTTTCGAATGCAAATCCGTGGTATGATTTTTTATTGAAAATTCTGTTTACAGGTTTTACTTTAGGAGCAGGTTTTAAAGGTGGCGAAGTAACTCCGTTATTTTTTGTTGGCGCTACTTTAGGAAGTGCTTTATCCTTGATAATTCCGTTGCCAATTGCGTTTTTAGCAGGATTGGGATTCGTTGCTGTATTTTCGGGCGCGACCCACACTCCTATCGCCTGTACAATTATGGGCATGGAACTCTTTGGAATTCAACCCGGAATTTTCATTGCAATTGCTTGTATTATCGCTTACTTTTCTTCAGGTTCTATGGGAATTTATAAATCACAAATTGTCAAAGGAGCGAAGTTCAGGCTGTACCAAAGATTAAACTCCAATTTTTAA
- a CDS encoding RidA family protein: MKRENILTGSPWEDKMGYCRAVRIGNIIEVSGTVAIVDGDKVKADDAYAQTYNILERVEKVLEDLNVGMKDVIRTRIFTTNISTFEDVARAHSAFFKDVKPTTGFYEISKLVAPEYLVEIEFTAVVQ, translated from the coding sequence ATGAAAAGAGAAAACATCTTAACAGGATCACCTTGGGAGGACAAAATGGGATATTGTCGTGCAGTAAGAATTGGCAATATTATTGAAGTTTCAGGAACTGTGGCTATTGTTGATGGCGATAAAGTAAAGGCGGACGACGCTTATGCTCAAACCTATAACATCCTGGAACGTGTTGAAAAAGTTTTAGAAGATTTAAATGTTGGAATGAAAGATGTGATCAGAACCAGAATCTTTACAACCAACATTTCTACTTTTGAAGATGTAGCAAGAGCGCACTCAGCGTTTTTTAAAGATGTAAAACCAACAACCGGATTTTATGAAATCAGTAAATTGGTTGCTCCTGAATATTTAGTTGAAATTGAATTTACTGCTGTTGTGCAGTAA
- a CDS encoding chaperone modulator CbpM, producing MNSKNLIQIKQFCVYHEIENTFITELHNYGLVQIIVLEEDEYLQPEQLPAVEKMIRLHYDLKINIEGIDVIANLLDKIETLQQNLTTTQNKLRLYEQHQIE from the coding sequence ATGAATAGTAAAAACTTAATTCAAATAAAACAGTTTTGTGTGTATCACGAAATCGAAAATACTTTTATAACGGAATTGCATAATTATGGTTTAGTGCAAATTATTGTTCTTGAAGAAGATGAATATTTACAACCGGAACAATTGCCTGCTGTCGAGAAAATGATTCGCCTTCATTATGATCTTAAAATCAACATTGAAGGGATTGATGTCATTGCCAATTTACTGGACAAAATCGAAACTTTGCAACAAAATCTTACGACGACGCAAAATAAACTCCGCCTTTATGAACAGCATCAAATCGAATAA
- a CDS encoding DnaJ C-terminal domain-containing protein gives MDYIDYYKVLEITKSATEAEIKKAYRKMARKYHPDLNPNDKEAEKKFKEINEANEVLSNPENRKKYDKYGKDWKHADEFEKAGYDPNQQQYTRQQQGGNQSYTDFGGGDFSGSDFSEFFNSMYGSAGRSSRSQAKYRGQDFNAELQLDLASAYTTHKQNLTVNGKNIRITIPAGVENGQIIKIPNHGAPGANGGPNGDLYITFLIDNNSDFKREGNNLYADVDLDLYTAILGGEIFVNTFDGKVKIKVPAETQPGTKVKLKGKGFPVYKKESQFGDLYITYTLKLPTKLSQKEKELFQELAKLRSHE, from the coding sequence ATGGATTATATCGACTATTATAAAGTATTGGAAATCACAAAATCAGCGACTGAAGCTGAAATTAAGAAGGCTTATCGAAAAATGGCTCGAAAATATCATCCGGATTTAAACCCGAATGACAAAGAGGCTGAGAAAAAATTCAAGGAGATAAATGAGGCTAATGAGGTTTTGAGCAATCCTGAAAATCGTAAAAAATATGATAAATACGGAAAGGACTGGAAACATGCTGATGAGTTTGAAAAAGCAGGCTACGATCCTAACCAGCAACAGTATACGAGACAACAACAAGGCGGAAATCAAAGTTATACTGATTTTGGCGGAGGAGATTTTTCAGGAAGTGATTTTTCTGAATTCTTTAATTCTATGTATGGTTCTGCGGGAAGAAGTTCCAGAAGTCAGGCTAAATACCGAGGGCAGGATTTTAATGCTGAATTGCAATTAGATCTCGCATCGGCTTATACAACGCACAAACAAAACTTAACTGTAAACGGCAAAAATATCCGAATTACAATTCCGGCGGGAGTTGAAAACGGGCAAATTATAAAGATTCCAAATCATGGCGCTCCCGGCGCAAATGGAGGCCCAAATGGAGATTTATACATTACTTTTTTAATTGATAATAATTCTGATTTTAAACGTGAAGGCAATAATTTATATGCCGATGTTGATCTGGATTTGTACACGGCAATTTTAGGCGGAGAAATTTTCGTGAATACTTTCGATGGAAAAGTAAAAATAAAAGTTCCTGCCGAAACACAACCCGGAACTAAGGTTAAACTGAAAGGAAAAGGTTTTCCCGTGTATAAAAAAGAGAGTCAGTTTGGGGATTTATACATCACTTATACTTTAAAACTTCCGACTAAATTATCTCAAAAAGAAAAAGAATTATTTCAGGAATTAGCTAAATTAAGAAGTCATGAATAG
- a CDS encoding MFS transporter: MDINSNKSYSKYYVIAWVFGLVFYFLDYVIRSAPAVMFPELSQNFSVNEIRLVEIVGTYYYTYSTCSLIAGIALDRFGAKYSLFTGALILGIGCLLFLISSQFSGVVGRLFQGAGCAFAFPGCVYLASKGFSAKSLATAIGFTQCLGMLGGSAGQFVVGPLIEKGMDITTFWLSIGIFTIIVAFGLWFITPANQTEPKTEANTKKQSLLNPYKIVFSNPQSWLCGIVSGLLFAPTTIFAMTWAVDFFQKDRAFDFHTATISSAMVAFGWVFGCPLLGYITDKINRRKPVLIFGALLMIASLVQLLYFPDLLPTKISMFLLGVASGAAMIPYSIIKEANPDNVKGSATGAINFITFGVTTLLSPLFSNLFGKTLQDTTDKALHFQQAGLFWIIGISIAILVSLMLKETGQGKASNLEN, translated from the coding sequence ATGGATATAAACAGTAATAAATCGTATAGCAAATACTATGTTATTGCGTGGGTATTTGGTTTAGTTTTCTATTTTTTGGATTATGTAATTCGTTCTGCTCCGGCGGTAATGTTTCCGGAACTTTCTCAAAATTTTTCGGTTAACGAAATCAGATTAGTCGAAATTGTCGGGACTTATTATTACACGTATTCTACTTGTAGCTTGATTGCAGGAATTGCTTTGGATCGATTTGGAGCAAAATATTCCCTTTTTACCGGAGCACTTATTTTAGGAATTGGCTGTTTATTATTCCTTATTTCAAGTCAGTTTAGTGGAGTCGTTGGCCGACTATTTCAAGGTGCCGGTTGTGCTTTTGCTTTTCCTGGTTGTGTGTATCTTGCGAGCAAAGGATTCTCGGCAAAATCATTGGCAACAGCAATAGGTTTTACGCAATGTTTAGGAATGCTTGGCGGTTCTGCCGGACAATTTGTTGTAGGACCTTTGATCGAAAAAGGAATGGACATTACTACTTTTTGGTTGTCAATTGGAATCTTTACTATTATCGTAGCCTTTGGACTTTGGTTTATAACTCCGGCAAACCAAACCGAACCCAAAACAGAAGCGAACACCAAGAAACAAAGTTTACTCAATCCTTATAAAATTGTATTTAGCAATCCGCAATCGTGGTTGTGCGGTATTGTTTCGGGATTATTATTTGCACCAACAACTATTTTTGCGATGACTTGGGCAGTTGATTTTTTCCAAAAAGATCGCGCTTTTGATTTTCATACCGCAACGATTTCAAGCGCAATGGTAGCTTTCGGTTGGGTATTTGGATGTCCGTTATTAGGTTATATTACCGATAAAATAAACAGACGAAAACCTGTTTTAATATTTGGTGCGCTTTTAATGATTGCAAGTTTAGTGCAGTTGTTGTATTTCCCGGATTTACTTCCCACAAAAATCAGTATGTTTTTATTGGGAGTTGCTTCCGGCGCAGCGATGATTCCGTATTCAATAATCAAAGAAGCAAATCCGGATAACGTAAAAGGAAGCGCAACCGGAGCCATCAACTTCATAACCTTTGGAGTAACAACGCTTCTAAGTCCGTTATTCAGTAATTTGTTTGGAAAAACACTTCAGGATACTACAGATAAAGCATTGCATTTTCAGCAAGCAGGTTTATTTTGGATTATCGGAATTTCGATCGCTATTTTGGTAAGTTTAATGCTTAAAGAAACAGGTCAGGGAAAAGCAAGTAATTTGGAAAACTAA